The genomic window CCCGGATTTCCTCAATGAGGCGTCTTTCCGAACGAATTCCGTACAAATAACCGATCAAAAGCATTTTGAACAGCATGACCGGATCGATGCAAGGACGCCCATTATCTTGACAATACAAGGGGCGGCATTTTTCCGCGATAAACGAAAAGTCGATGGTTTCATTGATTTTTCTAAGCAAGTGATCTTGGGGAACAAGGTCTTCTATGTTGACTGTTTCGGGTTGAAATTCCCTGGATGGGTTCGTCCTGAACATATAAAAACCTTCCTTCGGAATTGTTTTATTCCGAATTCAACAAAAAAGGCTGTTGACCCTTCTTTGTCAACAGCCTCAAGGAGGGGTTTCCCCTCCTTTTTTGTTAACCCTTTCACGTGTTTTTTCTGTTTCCTTGTGATCATGCCAACACGTCCCCGGCGAAATCCCTTTTCGCCTGCTCCGGCAAGCCGTCTAAAGGATCTTTCCGACAAAAAGTTTGTGAAGCGATCAACGTCCCATATCCTTTTTTCCGCTCCGCCATTCCTCGGCCAACATTCCGAAAATCAGCAGGTCCTCAAACCCGCCGCGGACCGGAGTCGCTTTTTTCAGCCGTCCTTCCCGGCGAAAA from Planifilum fulgidum includes these protein-coding regions:
- a CDS encoding transposase; this encodes MFRTNPSREFQPETVNIEDLVPQDHLLRKINETIDFSFIAEKCRPLYCQDNGRPCIDPVMLFKMLLIGYLYGIRSERRLIEEIR